From Bifidobacterium longum subsp. longum JCM 1217, one genomic window encodes:
- a CDS encoding sensor histidine kinase, producing the protein MTQMPLVAAIALIVTAVLFVVGIITLIVGFATHRVSMESPLADDDDNDDLSDDTATLLSMLPGASVVVDEHDEVVRCNPAAYRLGVVSDDAIAQQHVLDAIHEARKSGGKRQFDLTTDTPERYVADQNKGDHVATQSVHRPNWLKVTVGRINEQFVIVLITDVSDVIRFAQVRDSFITNVSEQLLGPTEALAKLADSLESGNLDEQQVAADARQVRSSCSKLNHMVSDLLLLIRAQEPITPSSANRLNVMEQLRATAARLEPQAAEAGVQLNIKGDDDLVINGEADQIDSAVTKLIENAIGYSKENGVVSVSASKDKDGDRAVIRVIDQGTGIAKKDQARIFERFYRGVEQSNRTADGVGLGLAIVKHVALTHHGDVTVWSAPGQGSTFSLTLPLAQ; encoded by the coding sequence ATGACACAGATGCCGCTCGTCGCCGCGATTGCTCTTATTGTCACGGCTGTTTTATTTGTGGTAGGAATCATCACGCTCATCGTGGGATTTGCGACACATCGAGTGTCCATGGAATCGCCGCTGGCCGATGATGACGACAATGACGATCTGTCCGACGACACCGCCACGCTGCTGTCCATGCTGCCAGGTGCGTCCGTGGTGGTCGACGAGCACGACGAGGTGGTCCGCTGCAATCCCGCCGCCTACCGCCTGGGTGTGGTGTCAGATGACGCCATTGCCCAGCAGCATGTGCTGGATGCCATTCACGAGGCGCGCAAGTCCGGTGGCAAGCGCCAGTTCGACTTGACCACCGATACTCCGGAGCGGTACGTCGCAGACCAGAACAAGGGCGATCACGTCGCCACGCAGTCCGTCCACCGCCCCAACTGGCTGAAGGTGACTGTAGGGCGTATCAACGAGCAGTTCGTCATCGTGTTGATTACCGATGTCAGTGATGTGATTCGTTTCGCTCAAGTGCGTGACTCGTTTATTACCAATGTGTCCGAGCAATTGTTGGGCCCCACTGAGGCTCTGGCCAAACTCGCCGATTCGCTGGAGTCCGGCAATCTGGACGAACAGCAGGTGGCTGCCGACGCTCGCCAGGTGCGTTCCAGCTGCAGCAAGCTCAACCACATGGTGTCTGATTTGCTGCTGCTCATACGCGCGCAGGAGCCGATTACGCCGTCTTCCGCCAACCGACTGAACGTTATGGAACAGCTCAGGGCCACGGCGGCGCGACTGGAGCCGCAGGCAGCCGAGGCTGGCGTGCAGCTGAACATCAAGGGCGACGATGATCTAGTCATCAATGGTGAGGCGGACCAGATCGACAGCGCCGTGACCAAGCTCATCGAAAACGCCATCGGCTATTCCAAGGAAAATGGCGTGGTCAGCGTGTCCGCATCCAAAGACAAGGATGGCGACCGCGCGGTGATTCGCGTGATTGACCAAGGCACGGGCATCGCTAAGAAGGACCAGGCGCGCATCTTCGAGCGGTTCTACCGGGGCGTGGAACAGAGCAATCGCACGGCGGATGGCGTGGGCCTAGGCTTGGCCATCGTCAAGCATGTGGCGCTGACCCATCATGGCGATGTGACCGTATGGAGCGCGCCCGGGCAAGGCAGTACGTTCAGCCTTACGTTGCCATTGGCGCAGTGA
- the phoU gene encoding phosphate signaling complex protein PhoU — MRVIFNEELKQVADDLDRMAQNVRKAIKGAGEALLNQDVEAAQTVIDGDIEIDALESSVIDQCVKLLAKQNPVATDLRVVVSTMRLASTFERMGDLARHVAEAARRTYPAAAIPESAQPVFAEMIDFLDNTADQLVAMLFDRDAKTAEAIILADDKLDNLHHQTFDLALSDDITRQQTVDIVLLGRFLERLGDHAVSAARRVVYIVSGFDPTKEPTRDEGTDID, encoded by the coding sequence ATGCGCGTTATTTTCAACGAGGAGCTGAAGCAGGTTGCTGACGACCTCGACCGTATGGCGCAGAACGTACGCAAGGCGATCAAAGGAGCTGGGGAAGCCCTGCTGAATCAGGACGTTGAAGCCGCACAGACTGTGATTGACGGCGACATCGAAATCGATGCCCTGGAGTCCTCTGTGATTGACCAGTGCGTCAAGTTGCTCGCCAAGCAGAATCCGGTGGCCACCGATCTGCGTGTGGTCGTTTCCACCATGCGTCTGGCTTCCACGTTCGAGCGTATGGGCGATCTTGCCCGCCACGTGGCCGAGGCCGCTCGCCGCACCTATCCGGCCGCCGCGATTCCTGAATCCGCTCAACCGGTGTTCGCCGAGATGATCGACTTCCTGGACAACACCGCTGACCAGCTGGTGGCCATGCTCTTCGATCGCGATGCCAAGACCGCCGAGGCCATCATCCTGGCTGACGACAAGCTGGACAATCTGCACCACCAGACCTTCGATCTAGCGCTGTCCGATGACATCACCCGTCAGCAGACCGTGGATATCGTGCTGCTGGGCCGCTTCCTGGAGCGTCTCGGCGATCACGCCGTGTCCGCCGCCCGCCGTGTGGTGTACATCGTCTCCGGCTTCGACCCCACTAAGGAGCCGACCCGCGACGAGGGCACCGACATCGACTGA
- a CDS encoding phosphoglyceromutase — protein MTYKLVLLRHGQSAWNKTNQFTGWVDVPLTEQGEAEAKRGGELLKEKNVLPDIVFTSLLRRAINTANIALDAADRLWIPVQRDWRLNERHYGALQGKNKTEIREEYGDEKFMLWRRSYATPPPEIDPNDQYAQNNDPRYAGDPVPEAECLANVVERVKPYFESAIEPELKAGKTVLIAAHGNSLRAIVKMLDNLSEEEIAKVNIPTAIPLLYELDENFKPIKPRGEYLDPEAAAAGAAAVAAQGQK, from the coding sequence ATGACTTATAAACTAGTACTGCTCCGTCATGGACAGAGCGCATGGAATAAAACTAACCAGTTCACCGGCTGGGTCGACGTACCGCTGACCGAGCAGGGTGAAGCCGAAGCCAAGCGTGGCGGCGAGCTGCTCAAGGAGAAGAACGTCCTTCCGGACATCGTGTTCACCTCCCTGCTGCGTCGCGCCATCAACACCGCCAACATCGCTCTGGATGCCGCAGATCGTCTGTGGATTCCGGTTCAGCGTGACTGGCGTCTCAACGAGCGTCACTACGGCGCTCTGCAGGGCAAGAACAAGACCGAGATCCGCGAAGAGTACGGCGACGAGAAGTTCATGCTGTGGCGCCGTTCTTACGCCACCCCGCCGCCCGAGATCGACCCGAACGACCAGTACGCCCAGAACAACGACCCGCGCTACGCCGGCGATCCGGTTCCGGAAGCCGAGTGCCTGGCCAACGTTGTTGAGCGTGTGAAGCCGTACTTCGAGTCCGCTATCGAGCCGGAGCTCAAGGCCGGCAAGACCGTGCTGATTGCTGCCCACGGCAACTCCCTCCGCGCCATCGTCAAGATGCTGGACAACCTGTCTGAGGAAGAGATCGCCAAGGTCAACATCCCGACCGCCATCCCGCTGCTCTACGAGCTGGACGAGAACTTCAAGCCGATCAAGCCGCGTGGCGAGTACCTGGACCCGGAGGCTGCTGCTGCCGGTGCCGCCGCTGTCGCCGCTCAGGGCCAGAAGTGA
- the menA gene encoding 1,4-dihydroxy-2-naphthoate octaprenyltransferase produces the protein MSIGLWVRGARPKTLATSIASVMVGATMAYAHIEQSGTCIAIYPEPASCATAREQQTLLMDRFWPVTILCLLVALFLQIAVNYANDYSDGIRGTDAGRDTDESKSGKPQRLTASGLVPAKHVLFAAMICAAIACICGIAAIVISQAWWLFAVGVASLLAGWFYTGGKHPYGYVGLGEVGVFLFFGLAAVLGTEYALCGTVDVGGLLGAVAAGLFSCLIMMVNNIRDIDEDREHGKCTLAVRLGESGARTLLIVCCVAAWAIALLMCATLWWPWGAVLLISGVGIPVRMVSSVNKRQFRPALPAASFQTLLFAVVLAVSVTL, from the coding sequence ATGTCCATCGGCTTGTGGGTTCGGGGCGCGCGTCCCAAGACCTTGGCCACTTCCATCGCGTCGGTGATGGTTGGGGCGACGATGGCATACGCGCATATCGAGCAGTCGGGCACCTGCATCGCAATATATCCCGAACCGGCCTCCTGCGCCACGGCCCGTGAACAGCAGACCCTGCTGATGGACCGATTCTGGCCGGTGACCATCCTGTGCCTGCTAGTCGCGCTGTTCCTGCAAATCGCCGTCAACTATGCGAACGACTATTCCGATGGCATCCGCGGCACTGACGCCGGGCGTGACACGGACGAATCGAAATCAGGCAAACCCCAGCGACTGACCGCATCCGGACTGGTACCGGCCAAGCATGTACTGTTCGCGGCGATGATTTGCGCCGCCATCGCCTGCATATGCGGCATTGCCGCTATCGTGATTTCCCAAGCTTGGTGGCTGTTTGCCGTGGGTGTGGCCTCCTTGCTGGCCGGCTGGTTCTACACCGGTGGCAAGCATCCGTATGGATACGTCGGGCTGGGAGAAGTCGGCGTGTTCCTGTTCTTCGGCTTGGCTGCGGTATTGGGCACCGAATACGCGCTGTGCGGCACGGTGGACGTCGGCGGACTATTGGGTGCTGTGGCGGCTGGCCTGTTCTCCTGCCTGATCATGATGGTGAACAATATCCGTGACATCGACGAGGATCGTGAGCATGGTAAGTGCACGCTGGCCGTACGGCTGGGTGAATCCGGCGCGCGTACGCTGCTGATTGTGTGCTGCGTGGCCGCGTGGGCCATAGCCCTGCTCATGTGCGCGACCCTATGGTGGCCGTGGGGCGCAGTGCTGTTGATCTCGGGCGTCGGAATACCTGTGCGCATGGTCTCCAGCGTGAATAAACGTCAATTCCGCCCGGCTCTGCCCGCCGCCAGCTTCCAGACCTTGCTGTTTGCGGTGGTGCTGGCGGTTTCCGTGACGCTCTGA
- the lysS gene encoding lysine--tRNA ligase has protein sequence MAEVVENTENTENETPAVPQMSTVERAEMLLKQDATIREKIKSGATLDEAVDPSNKEFGPLAHPEQVQMRVAKRAMMLEAGIAPYPVHLDVTDTIEAVRAKYDGKLEAGEETEDMVGIAGRVLFLRNAGGLCFVQLSAGDGTKIQGMISKKEIGADSLKQFKQLVDLGDHLYLKGRVIASKTGELSVFATEWAIASKALQPLPALHKDLNEDTRTRKPYIGMIADENIRNMVRNRSKAVASLRRTFDDHDFLEVETPMLQTLHGGAAARPFTTHMNAFDLDLYLRIAPELFLKRCLVGGIDRVFEINRDFRNEGVDATHAPEFTMVEAYQAYGTYDSIGQLVKELVQKTAMDVYGSHKVTLLDGTEYDFGGEWKTISMYDSLSESLGEEIVPNGGPDAPGTSVEHLGAIADKLGVERDDVENHGKLVEHLWEHFYEDKLYEPTFVRDFPVETSPLVKGHRTKPGVVEKWDLYVRGFELATGYSELNDPIVQRERFVAQAKDALAGDEEACDIDEDFLEALGVGMPPAGGMGMGIDRLLIALTGATIRETITFPLVKPLVG, from the coding sequence ATGGCTGAAGTTGTCGAAAATACCGAAAACACTGAGAATGAAACCCCGGCCGTCCCGCAGATGAGCACCGTCGAACGTGCGGAAATGCTGCTCAAGCAGGACGCCACCATCCGCGAGAAGATCAAGTCCGGTGCCACGCTGGACGAAGCCGTGGACCCCTCCAACAAGGAGTTCGGCCCGCTGGCCCACCCCGAGCAGGTGCAGATGCGCGTGGCCAAGCGCGCGATGATGCTTGAGGCCGGCATCGCCCCCTACCCGGTGCACTTGGACGTCACCGACACCATCGAGGCGGTTCGCGCCAAGTATGACGGCAAGCTCGAGGCTGGCGAAGAGACCGAAGACATGGTCGGCATTGCTGGCCGCGTGCTGTTCCTGCGCAACGCGGGCGGCCTGTGCTTCGTGCAGCTGTCCGCCGGTGACGGCACCAAGATTCAGGGCATGATCTCCAAGAAGGAGATTGGCGCCGACTCGCTCAAGCAGTTCAAGCAGCTCGTCGACCTTGGCGATCACCTGTACCTCAAGGGCCGCGTCATCGCCTCCAAGACCGGCGAGCTGTCCGTATTCGCCACTGAGTGGGCTATCGCCTCTAAGGCCCTGCAGCCGCTGCCGGCCCTGCACAAGGACCTGAACGAAGACACCCGCACCCGCAAGCCGTACATCGGCATGATTGCGGACGAGAACATCCGCAACATGGTGCGCAACCGCTCCAAGGCCGTGGCCTCCCTGCGCCGCACCTTTGACGACCACGACTTCCTCGAGGTCGAAACCCCGATGCTGCAGACCCTGCACGGTGGCGCGGCCGCCCGCCCGTTCACCACGCACATGAACGCCTTCGACCTTGACCTGTACCTTCGCATCGCCCCGGAACTGTTCCTCAAGCGCTGCCTGGTCGGCGGCATCGATCGCGTGTTCGAAATCAACCGTGACTTCCGCAATGAGGGCGTCGACGCCACGCACGCCCCCGAATTCACCATGGTCGAGGCCTACCAGGCCTATGGCACCTATGATTCCATCGGCCAGCTGGTCAAGGAGCTCGTGCAGAAGACCGCCATGGACGTCTACGGCTCGCACAAGGTCACCCTGCTCGACGGCACCGAATACGACTTCGGCGGCGAATGGAAGACCATCAGCATGTACGACTCCCTGTCCGAATCGTTGGGCGAGGAGATTGTGCCGAACGGCGGCCCGGACGCCCCCGGCACCTCCGTTGAGCACCTGGGCGCCATCGCCGACAAGCTCGGCGTAGAGCGCGACGACGTGGAGAACCACGGCAAGCTCGTCGAACACCTGTGGGAGCACTTCTACGAGGACAAGCTTTACGAGCCCACCTTCGTGCGTGACTTCCCGGTCGAAACCTCCCCGCTGGTCAAGGGCCACCGCACCAAGCCCGGCGTGGTGGAGAAGTGGGATCTCTACGTGCGCGGCTTCGAGCTGGCTACCGGCTACTCCGAGCTCAACGACCCGATCGTGCAGCGTGAACGTTTCGTGGCTCAGGCCAAGGACGCGCTCGCTGGCGACGAAGAGGCTTGCGACATCGATGAGGACTTCCTCGAGGCTCTCGGCGTGGGCATGCCTCCGGCCGGCGGTATGGGTATGGGTATTGATCGACTGCTTATCGCCTTGACCGGTGCCACGATTCGCGAGACCATCACCTTCCCGCTGGTCAAGCCGCTCGTTGGCTGA